From a single Phalacrocorax aristotelis chromosome 1, bGulAri2.1, whole genome shotgun sequence genomic region:
- the ERCC5 gene encoding DNA excision repair protein ERCC-5 isoform X2, translated as MRRPRGEAAGLLGALGLRRPVPCLGAPTLRCAPPGWDFFFFLKKKVFLVQKAEGIIRRRLERLAGRLGPAPLPSPAPLLTAVRDISIWLNQAIKGARDRGGNSIQNAHLLTLFHRLCKLLFFRIRPVFVFDGEAPLLKRQTLAKRRQRKEIAVSDSRKTTEKLLKTFLKRQVIKTALTGKSKELLPSITEVRREEIDDMYVLPSLKDEEKNSSEEEEEKEWEVRMSQKKMLQEELCENPHSIDIESEDFNKLPPEIKHEILTDMKEFTKRKRTLFEAMPEESNDFSQYQLRGLLKKSNLNRCIENVQKELSQQHSGEIQTQYENEGGFVKEVESRRVVSEDTSHYILIKGIQAKEATSRDLETTAGVSSKMLEFTKSNKTNESPANAKLAVSDKLEIKQDDNVVTAPPSPRTLLAIQAAMVESSSEEELGGEDTGRLNVGQSVTEEGNVSPRTLQAIQQALSDGEKREEVVTVRTEGVLPERSEVKDFLLSSSDEEDQIPEVMEGKKIPMSISVSTSTPTSTIHSSNQVVAQDTEFEQKSQELEKNHITPKGTSISRTGSSSYIDNTRKGKDDVGREENVSKMDLNSLGDKDINLYTQKPSCSPAQTNIGDLIHAETTDLSKNEEDLKISENIEEVISQTEENVSEVQKDIRFFPEEKGLEEEREGISQSEDSDSDGSFIEVDTEISNEAEFPTKYDEELGGETALPEMETDRHDTVTQDVLKESEVQSANDENVEREDDGKDAVDEWEDISLEELEELENDLSAEQNVLQAQKQKQERVAASVTGQMFLESQELLRLFGIPYIEAPMEAEAQCALLDLTDQTSGTITDDSDVWLFGARHVYKNFFSQNKYVEYYQYVDFQNQLGLDRSKLINLAYLLGSDYTEGIPNVGFVTAMEILNEFPGHGLEPLLKFAEWWNEAQKNKKLRPNPHDTKVKKKLRELQLSSGFPNPAVAEAYLKPVVDETRGLFSWGKPDVEQIREFCKDHFGWTRTKIDEILLPVIKQLNLQQTQLRIDSFFRLAQHEKLAIKSQRLRRAVTCLKRKEKEEEADEIREATALMETELKQCEERKGEGTAGVANLHAVATEARRGMRRKHSDSRREHLSGGGFIGNLHLSQTSSDSSVEELESRESGKRKRKKNVSAVETADHKKGCSSSSGEDEEPGNVVMVTAKPVFEGRKKKSQSKRGIKKKKS; from the exons ATGCGCAGGCCGCGCGGGGAGGCCGCGGGGCTGCTGGGGGCGCTCGGCCTGAGGCGGCCGGTGCCGTGCCTGGGCGCCCCGACGCTCCGCTGCGCTCCGCctggctgggatttttttttttttttaaaaaaaaaggtttttcttgtGCAGAAAGCTGAGGGAATCATCCGGAGGCGGCTCGAGCGGCTGGCGGGGCGCCTCGGCCCGGCGCCTctgcccagcccggccccgctcctcaCAGCTGTTCGAG atatcaGTATTTGGTTGAACCAAGCAATAAAGGGTGCCAGAGATCGTGGTGGTAATTCTATACAAAATGCTCACCTCCTCACTCTGTTTCATCGACTCTGCAAGTTACTGTTTTTCCGAATTCGACCTGTCTTTGTTTTTGATGGAGAGGCACCGCTTCTGAAGAGACAAACCTTG GCTAAGCGAagacaaagaaaggaaatcGCTGTCAGTGATTCCAGGAAAACTACAGAGAAACtcttgaaaacatttctgaagagaCAAGTCATCAAAACTGCTCTTACGGGCAAAAg CAAGGAACTTTTGCCCAGTATTACAGAAGTTCGAAGGGAAGAAATTGATGATATGTATGTATTGCCTTCTTTAAAGGATGAAGAGAAGAACAG ctcagaggaggaagaagaaaaagaatgggAAGTGAGAATGAGCCAGAAAAAGATGTTGCAG GAAGAGTTGTGTGAAAATCCTCATTCTATAGATATTGAGTCAGAAGATTTCAACAAGCTGCctccagaaataaaacatgagaTCTTGACTGATATGAAAGAGTTTACAAAACGAAAAAGAACATTATTTGAAGCAATGCCAGag gaGTCCAATGACTTTTCCCAGTACCAGCTTAGGGGTTTGCTTAAGAAAAGCAACCTCAATCGGTGCATAGAAAATGTACAAAAAGAATTGAGTCAACAGCACTCGGGTGAAATCCAAACACAATATGAAAATGAAGGTGGTTTTGTGAAAGAAGTGGAATCTAGGAGGGTAGTCTCTGAAGATACTTCTCACTATATCCTAATAAAGG gtatTCAAGCAAAAGAAGCTACCAGTAGAGACTTGGAAACTACTGCAGGAGTCTCCTCAAAAATGCTTGAATTTACTAAATCAAATAAAACCAATGAATCTCCTGCTAATGCAAAGCTAGCTGTATCTGACAAGCTAGAGATAAAGCAAGACGACAATGTGGTGACAGCACCACCCTCTCCTCGGACTTTGCTTGCTATCCAGGCAGCTATGGTAGAAAGCAGCTCAGAAGAAGAACTTGGGGGTGAAGATACAGGACGATTGAACGTGGGCCAGTCTGTAACAGAGGAAGGGAATGTGTCTCCGAGAACACTACAGGCAATTCAGCAAGCTCTGAGTGATGGTGAAAAGAGGGAGGAAGTTGTTACTGTTAGAACTGAAGGAGTGCTGCCAGAGAGATCAGAAGTGAAGGATTTTCTGCTTAGTAGCTCAGATGAGGAAGATCAGATTCCTGAAgttatggaaggaaaaaagataccTATGTCTATATCTGTATCTACATCTACACCTACTTCTACAATTCATTCCTCAAACCAAGTGGTTGCGCAAGACACTGAATTTGAACAAAAGAGTCAGGagttggaaaaaaatcatattacaCCAAAGGGCACCAGTATATCCAGAACTGGAAGTTCTTCTTATATTGACAATACTAGAAAAGGCAAAGATGATGtaggcagagaagaaaatgtttccaaaatgGACTTGAATTCTTTGGGAGATAAGGATATAAACTTGTACACGCAGAAGCCAAGCTGTTCCCCTGCACAGACTAATATAGGGGATTTGATTCATGCTGAAACAACAGACCTTTCTAAAAATGAGGAAGACttgaaaatttctgaaaatatagaGGAAGTAATTTCACAGACAGAAGAGAATGTATCTGAGGTACAAAAGGATATTagattttttccagaagaaaaaggtctggaggaggaaagagaagggataTCACAGTCTGAAGACAGTGATTCTGATG gAAGCTTTATTGAAGTGGATACTGAAATTAGTAATGAGGCTGAGTTTCCTACTAAATATGATGAAGAACTGGGTGGTGAAACAGCACTTCCAGAAATGGAGACGGACAGACATGACACTGTCACACAGGATGTGCTGAAGGAGTCTGAAGTGCAGTCGGCAAATGATGAGAATGTTGAAAGAGAAGATGATGGTAAAGATGCAGTGGATGAGTGGGAAGACATCAGTTTG gaagaacTAGAAGAATTAGAAAATGACCTTTCTGCTGAGCAGAATGTGCTTCAGGCTcaaaaacagaagcaggaaCGTGTTGCTGCTTCTGTAACGGGACAGATGTTCTTGGAAAGCCAG GAACTCCTCCGTCTGTTTGGCATTCCATACATTGAAGCTCCAATGGAGGCAGAGGCACAGTGTGCTTTATTGGACCTTACGGACCAGACCTCTGGGACGATCACGGATGACAGTGATGTTTGGTTATTTGGTGCACGACATGTTTATAAAAACTTCTTCAGTCAAAACAAATATGTGGAATATTATCAGTATGTTGACTTTCAAAACCAGCTAG GGTTGGATCGAAGCAAGCTGATTAACTTGGCATACTTGCTTGGAAGTGACTACACTGAGGGCATCCCAAATGTTGGCTTTGTAACAGCGATGGAGATTTTAAATGAATTTCCTGGGCATGGCTTGGAACCTCTCTTAAAATTCGC tgagtgGTGGAATGAGGCTCAGAAGAATAAGAAATTGAGACCTAATCCACATGATACCAAAGTCAAGAAGAAACTGCGGGAGCTGCAGCTCTCCTCAGGTTTCCCAAATCCAGCAGTGGCAGAAGCGTACCTGAAGCCTGTGGTGGATGAGACAAGGGGTTTGTTCTCCTGGGGGAAGCCTGATGTAGAGCAGATCAGAGA GTTCTGTAAGGATCACTTCGGCTGGACCAGGACAAAGATAGACGAAATCCTTTTGCCTGTGATAAAACAGCTGAACTTGCAGCAG ACTCAGCTTCGAATCGATTCATTCTTCAGACTAGCACAGCATGAAAAACTAGCTATTAAAAGTCAGAGACTGCGCAGAGCTGTGACCTGtctgaagagaaaggaaaaggaggaagaagctgATGAAATCCGGGAGGCCACTGCTCTTATGGAAACTGAACTTAAACAgtgtgaggaaaggaaaggggaaggtaCTGCAGGCGTCGCAAATCTTCACGCTGTGGCAACAGAAGCCCGAAGaggaatgagaagaaaacattcagaTTCCAGAAGAGAACATTTATCTGGAGGTGGTTTTATTGGGAATTTGCATCTTTCACAAACTTCTAGTGACTCCTCAGTAGAGGAATTGGAAAGCAGAGAATCaggcaagagaaaaaggaagaaaaatgtctctGCAGTGGAGACAGCAGACCATAAAAAGGGGTGCAGCAGCTCAAGTGGTGAGGATGAAGAACCAGGAAATGTAGTCATGGTGACTGCCAAGCCTGTGTTTGagggcagaaaaaagaaatcacagagtaagagaggaattaaaaagaaaaagtcttaa
- the ERCC5 gene encoding DNA excision repair protein ERCC-5 isoform X3, with protein sequence MGVQGLWKLLECTGRPINPETLEGKILAVDISIWLNQAIKGARDRGGNSIQNAHLLTLFHRLCKLLFFRIRPVFVFDGEAPLLKRQTLAKRRQRKEIAVSDSRKTTEKLLKTFLKRQVIKTALTGKSKELLPSITEVRREEIDDMYVLPSLKDEEKNSSEEEEEKEWEVRMSQKKMLQEELCENPHSIDIESEDFNKLPPEIKHEILTDMKEFTKRKRTLFEAMPEESNDFSQYQLRGLLKKSNLNRCIENVQKELSQQHSGEIQTQYENEGGFVKEVESRRVVSEDTSHYILIKGIQAKEATSRDLETTAGVSSKMLEFTKSNKTNESPANAKLAVSDKLEIKQDDNVVTAPPSPRTLLAIQAAMVESSSEEELGGEDTGRLNVGQSVTEEGNVSPRTLQAIQQALSDGEKREEVVTVRTEGVLPERSEVKDFLLSSSDEEDQIPEVMEGKKIPMSISVSTSTPTSTIHSSNQVVAQDTEFEQKSQELEKNHITPKGTSISRTGSSSYIDNTRKGKDDVGREENVSKMDLNSLGDKDINLYTQKPSCSPAQTNIGDLIHAETTDLSKNEEDLKISENIEEVISQTEENVSEVQKDIRFFPEEKGLEEEREGISQSEDSDSDGSFIEVDTEISNEAEFPTKYDEELGGETALPEMETDRHDTVTQDVLKESEVQSANDENVEREDDGKDAVDEWEDISLEELEELENDLSAEQNVLQAQKQKQERVAASVTGQMFLESQELLRLFGIPYIEAPMEAEAQCALLDLTDQTSGTITDDSDVWLFGARHVYKNFFSQNKYVEYYQYVDFQNQLGLDRSKLINLAYLLGSDYTEGIPNVGFVTAMEILNEFPGHGLEPLLKFAEWWNEAQKNKKLRPNPHDTKVKKKLRELQLSSGFPNPAVAEAYLKPVVDETRGLFSWGKPDVEQIREFCKDHFGWTRTKIDEILLPVIKQLNLQQTQLRIDSFFRLAQHEKLAIKSQRLRRAVTCLKRKEKEEEADEIREATALMETELKQCEERKGEGTAGVANLHAVATEARRGMRRKHSDSRREHLSGGGFIGNLHLSQTSSDSSVEELESRESGKRKRKKNVSAVETADHKKGCSSSSGEDEEPGNVVMVTAKPVFEGRKKKSQSKRGIKKKKS encoded by the exons ATGGGAGTTCAAGGGCTTTGGAAGCTCCTTGAATGCACTGGGAGGCCTATAAACCCTGAAACCCTAGAAGGAAAAATTCTCGCTGTTG atatcaGTATTTGGTTGAACCAAGCAATAAAGGGTGCCAGAGATCGTGGTGGTAATTCTATACAAAATGCTCACCTCCTCACTCTGTTTCATCGACTCTGCAAGTTACTGTTTTTCCGAATTCGACCTGTCTTTGTTTTTGATGGAGAGGCACCGCTTCTGAAGAGACAAACCTTG GCTAAGCGAagacaaagaaaggaaatcGCTGTCAGTGATTCCAGGAAAACTACAGAGAAACtcttgaaaacatttctgaagagaCAAGTCATCAAAACTGCTCTTACGGGCAAAAg CAAGGAACTTTTGCCCAGTATTACAGAAGTTCGAAGGGAAGAAATTGATGATATGTATGTATTGCCTTCTTTAAAGGATGAAGAGAAGAACAG ctcagaggaggaagaagaaaaagaatgggAAGTGAGAATGAGCCAGAAAAAGATGTTGCAG GAAGAGTTGTGTGAAAATCCTCATTCTATAGATATTGAGTCAGAAGATTTCAACAAGCTGCctccagaaataaaacatgagaTCTTGACTGATATGAAAGAGTTTACAAAACGAAAAAGAACATTATTTGAAGCAATGCCAGag gaGTCCAATGACTTTTCCCAGTACCAGCTTAGGGGTTTGCTTAAGAAAAGCAACCTCAATCGGTGCATAGAAAATGTACAAAAAGAATTGAGTCAACAGCACTCGGGTGAAATCCAAACACAATATGAAAATGAAGGTGGTTTTGTGAAAGAAGTGGAATCTAGGAGGGTAGTCTCTGAAGATACTTCTCACTATATCCTAATAAAGG gtatTCAAGCAAAAGAAGCTACCAGTAGAGACTTGGAAACTACTGCAGGAGTCTCCTCAAAAATGCTTGAATTTACTAAATCAAATAAAACCAATGAATCTCCTGCTAATGCAAAGCTAGCTGTATCTGACAAGCTAGAGATAAAGCAAGACGACAATGTGGTGACAGCACCACCCTCTCCTCGGACTTTGCTTGCTATCCAGGCAGCTATGGTAGAAAGCAGCTCAGAAGAAGAACTTGGGGGTGAAGATACAGGACGATTGAACGTGGGCCAGTCTGTAACAGAGGAAGGGAATGTGTCTCCGAGAACACTACAGGCAATTCAGCAAGCTCTGAGTGATGGTGAAAAGAGGGAGGAAGTTGTTACTGTTAGAACTGAAGGAGTGCTGCCAGAGAGATCAGAAGTGAAGGATTTTCTGCTTAGTAGCTCAGATGAGGAAGATCAGATTCCTGAAgttatggaaggaaaaaagataccTATGTCTATATCTGTATCTACATCTACACCTACTTCTACAATTCATTCCTCAAACCAAGTGGTTGCGCAAGACACTGAATTTGAACAAAAGAGTCAGGagttggaaaaaaatcatattacaCCAAAGGGCACCAGTATATCCAGAACTGGAAGTTCTTCTTATATTGACAATACTAGAAAAGGCAAAGATGATGtaggcagagaagaaaatgtttccaaaatgGACTTGAATTCTTTGGGAGATAAGGATATAAACTTGTACACGCAGAAGCCAAGCTGTTCCCCTGCACAGACTAATATAGGGGATTTGATTCATGCTGAAACAACAGACCTTTCTAAAAATGAGGAAGACttgaaaatttctgaaaatatagaGGAAGTAATTTCACAGACAGAAGAGAATGTATCTGAGGTACAAAAGGATATTagattttttccagaagaaaaaggtctggaggaggaaagagaagggataTCACAGTCTGAAGACAGTGATTCTGATG gAAGCTTTATTGAAGTGGATACTGAAATTAGTAATGAGGCTGAGTTTCCTACTAAATATGATGAAGAACTGGGTGGTGAAACAGCACTTCCAGAAATGGAGACGGACAGACATGACACTGTCACACAGGATGTGCTGAAGGAGTCTGAAGTGCAGTCGGCAAATGATGAGAATGTTGAAAGAGAAGATGATGGTAAAGATGCAGTGGATGAGTGGGAAGACATCAGTTTG gaagaacTAGAAGAATTAGAAAATGACCTTTCTGCTGAGCAGAATGTGCTTCAGGCTcaaaaacagaagcaggaaCGTGTTGCTGCTTCTGTAACGGGACAGATGTTCTTGGAAAGCCAG GAACTCCTCCGTCTGTTTGGCATTCCATACATTGAAGCTCCAATGGAGGCAGAGGCACAGTGTGCTTTATTGGACCTTACGGACCAGACCTCTGGGACGATCACGGATGACAGTGATGTTTGGTTATTTGGTGCACGACATGTTTATAAAAACTTCTTCAGTCAAAACAAATATGTGGAATATTATCAGTATGTTGACTTTCAAAACCAGCTAG GGTTGGATCGAAGCAAGCTGATTAACTTGGCATACTTGCTTGGAAGTGACTACACTGAGGGCATCCCAAATGTTGGCTTTGTAACAGCGATGGAGATTTTAAATGAATTTCCTGGGCATGGCTTGGAACCTCTCTTAAAATTCGC tgagtgGTGGAATGAGGCTCAGAAGAATAAGAAATTGAGACCTAATCCACATGATACCAAAGTCAAGAAGAAACTGCGGGAGCTGCAGCTCTCCTCAGGTTTCCCAAATCCAGCAGTGGCAGAAGCGTACCTGAAGCCTGTGGTGGATGAGACAAGGGGTTTGTTCTCCTGGGGGAAGCCTGATGTAGAGCAGATCAGAGA GTTCTGTAAGGATCACTTCGGCTGGACCAGGACAAAGATAGACGAAATCCTTTTGCCTGTGATAAAACAGCTGAACTTGCAGCAG ACTCAGCTTCGAATCGATTCATTCTTCAGACTAGCACAGCATGAAAAACTAGCTATTAAAAGTCAGAGACTGCGCAGAGCTGTGACCTGtctgaagagaaaggaaaaggaggaagaagctgATGAAATCCGGGAGGCCACTGCTCTTATGGAAACTGAACTTAAACAgtgtgaggaaaggaaaggggaaggtaCTGCAGGCGTCGCAAATCTTCACGCTGTGGCAACAGAAGCCCGAAGaggaatgagaagaaaacattcagaTTCCAGAAGAGAACATTTATCTGGAGGTGGTTTTATTGGGAATTTGCATCTTTCACAAACTTCTAGTGACTCCTCAGTAGAGGAATTGGAAAGCAGAGAATCaggcaagagaaaaaggaagaaaaatgtctctGCAGTGGAGACAGCAGACCATAAAAAGGGGTGCAGCAGCTCAAGTGGTGAGGATGAAGAACCAGGAAATGTAGTCATGGTGACTGCCAAGCCTGTGTTTGagggcagaaaaaagaaatcacagagtaagagaggaattaaaaagaaaaagtcttaa
- the ERCC5 gene encoding DNA excision repair protein ERCC-5 isoform X1, which produces MRRPRGEAAGLLGALGLRRPVPCLGAPTLRCAPPGWDFFFFLKKKVFLVQKAEGIIRRRLERLAGRLGPAPLPSPAPLLTAVRGDDISIWLNQAIKGARDRGGNSIQNAHLLTLFHRLCKLLFFRIRPVFVFDGEAPLLKRQTLAKRRQRKEIAVSDSRKTTEKLLKTFLKRQVIKTALTGKSKELLPSITEVRREEIDDMYVLPSLKDEEKNSSEEEEEKEWEVRMSQKKMLQEELCENPHSIDIESEDFNKLPPEIKHEILTDMKEFTKRKRTLFEAMPEESNDFSQYQLRGLLKKSNLNRCIENVQKELSQQHSGEIQTQYENEGGFVKEVESRRVVSEDTSHYILIKGIQAKEATSRDLETTAGVSSKMLEFTKSNKTNESPANAKLAVSDKLEIKQDDNVVTAPPSPRTLLAIQAAMVESSSEEELGGEDTGRLNVGQSVTEEGNVSPRTLQAIQQALSDGEKREEVVTVRTEGVLPERSEVKDFLLSSSDEEDQIPEVMEGKKIPMSISVSTSTPTSTIHSSNQVVAQDTEFEQKSQELEKNHITPKGTSISRTGSSSYIDNTRKGKDDVGREENVSKMDLNSLGDKDINLYTQKPSCSPAQTNIGDLIHAETTDLSKNEEDLKISENIEEVISQTEENVSEVQKDIRFFPEEKGLEEEREGISQSEDSDSDGSFIEVDTEISNEAEFPTKYDEELGGETALPEMETDRHDTVTQDVLKESEVQSANDENVEREDDGKDAVDEWEDISLEELEELENDLSAEQNVLQAQKQKQERVAASVTGQMFLESQELLRLFGIPYIEAPMEAEAQCALLDLTDQTSGTITDDSDVWLFGARHVYKNFFSQNKYVEYYQYVDFQNQLGLDRSKLINLAYLLGSDYTEGIPNVGFVTAMEILNEFPGHGLEPLLKFAEWWNEAQKNKKLRPNPHDTKVKKKLRELQLSSGFPNPAVAEAYLKPVVDETRGLFSWGKPDVEQIREFCKDHFGWTRTKIDEILLPVIKQLNLQQTQLRIDSFFRLAQHEKLAIKSQRLRRAVTCLKRKEKEEEADEIREATALMETELKQCEERKGEGTAGVANLHAVATEARRGMRRKHSDSRREHLSGGGFIGNLHLSQTSSDSSVEELESRESGKRKRKKNVSAVETADHKKGCSSSSGEDEEPGNVVMVTAKPVFEGRKKKSQSKRGIKKKKS; this is translated from the exons ATGCGCAGGCCGCGCGGGGAGGCCGCGGGGCTGCTGGGGGCGCTCGGCCTGAGGCGGCCGGTGCCGTGCCTGGGCGCCCCGACGCTCCGCTGCGCTCCGCctggctgggatttttttttttttttaaaaaaaaaggtttttcttgtGCAGAAAGCTGAGGGAATCATCCGGAGGCGGCTCGAGCGGCTGGCGGGGCGCCTCGGCCCGGCGCCTctgcccagcccggccccgctcctcaCAGCTGTTCGAGGTGATG atatcaGTATTTGGTTGAACCAAGCAATAAAGGGTGCCAGAGATCGTGGTGGTAATTCTATACAAAATGCTCACCTCCTCACTCTGTTTCATCGACTCTGCAAGTTACTGTTTTTCCGAATTCGACCTGTCTTTGTTTTTGATGGAGAGGCACCGCTTCTGAAGAGACAAACCTTG GCTAAGCGAagacaaagaaaggaaatcGCTGTCAGTGATTCCAGGAAAACTACAGAGAAACtcttgaaaacatttctgaagagaCAAGTCATCAAAACTGCTCTTACGGGCAAAAg CAAGGAACTTTTGCCCAGTATTACAGAAGTTCGAAGGGAAGAAATTGATGATATGTATGTATTGCCTTCTTTAAAGGATGAAGAGAAGAACAG ctcagaggaggaagaagaaaaagaatgggAAGTGAGAATGAGCCAGAAAAAGATGTTGCAG GAAGAGTTGTGTGAAAATCCTCATTCTATAGATATTGAGTCAGAAGATTTCAACAAGCTGCctccagaaataaaacatgagaTCTTGACTGATATGAAAGAGTTTACAAAACGAAAAAGAACATTATTTGAAGCAATGCCAGag gaGTCCAATGACTTTTCCCAGTACCAGCTTAGGGGTTTGCTTAAGAAAAGCAACCTCAATCGGTGCATAGAAAATGTACAAAAAGAATTGAGTCAACAGCACTCGGGTGAAATCCAAACACAATATGAAAATGAAGGTGGTTTTGTGAAAGAAGTGGAATCTAGGAGGGTAGTCTCTGAAGATACTTCTCACTATATCCTAATAAAGG gtatTCAAGCAAAAGAAGCTACCAGTAGAGACTTGGAAACTACTGCAGGAGTCTCCTCAAAAATGCTTGAATTTACTAAATCAAATAAAACCAATGAATCTCCTGCTAATGCAAAGCTAGCTGTATCTGACAAGCTAGAGATAAAGCAAGACGACAATGTGGTGACAGCACCACCCTCTCCTCGGACTTTGCTTGCTATCCAGGCAGCTATGGTAGAAAGCAGCTCAGAAGAAGAACTTGGGGGTGAAGATACAGGACGATTGAACGTGGGCCAGTCTGTAACAGAGGAAGGGAATGTGTCTCCGAGAACACTACAGGCAATTCAGCAAGCTCTGAGTGATGGTGAAAAGAGGGAGGAAGTTGTTACTGTTAGAACTGAAGGAGTGCTGCCAGAGAGATCAGAAGTGAAGGATTTTCTGCTTAGTAGCTCAGATGAGGAAGATCAGATTCCTGAAgttatggaaggaaaaaagataccTATGTCTATATCTGTATCTACATCTACACCTACTTCTACAATTCATTCCTCAAACCAAGTGGTTGCGCAAGACACTGAATTTGAACAAAAGAGTCAGGagttggaaaaaaatcatattacaCCAAAGGGCACCAGTATATCCAGAACTGGAAGTTCTTCTTATATTGACAATACTAGAAAAGGCAAAGATGATGtaggcagagaagaaaatgtttccaaaatgGACTTGAATTCTTTGGGAGATAAGGATATAAACTTGTACACGCAGAAGCCAAGCTGTTCCCCTGCACAGACTAATATAGGGGATTTGATTCATGCTGAAACAACAGACCTTTCTAAAAATGAGGAAGACttgaaaatttctgaaaatatagaGGAAGTAATTTCACAGACAGAAGAGAATGTATCTGAGGTACAAAAGGATATTagattttttccagaagaaaaaggtctggaggaggaaagagaagggataTCACAGTCTGAAGACAGTGATTCTGATG gAAGCTTTATTGAAGTGGATACTGAAATTAGTAATGAGGCTGAGTTTCCTACTAAATATGATGAAGAACTGGGTGGTGAAACAGCACTTCCAGAAATGGAGACGGACAGACATGACACTGTCACACAGGATGTGCTGAAGGAGTCTGAAGTGCAGTCGGCAAATGATGAGAATGTTGAAAGAGAAGATGATGGTAAAGATGCAGTGGATGAGTGGGAAGACATCAGTTTG gaagaacTAGAAGAATTAGAAAATGACCTTTCTGCTGAGCAGAATGTGCTTCAGGCTcaaaaacagaagcaggaaCGTGTTGCTGCTTCTGTAACGGGACAGATGTTCTTGGAAAGCCAG GAACTCCTCCGTCTGTTTGGCATTCCATACATTGAAGCTCCAATGGAGGCAGAGGCACAGTGTGCTTTATTGGACCTTACGGACCAGACCTCTGGGACGATCACGGATGACAGTGATGTTTGGTTATTTGGTGCACGACATGTTTATAAAAACTTCTTCAGTCAAAACAAATATGTGGAATATTATCAGTATGTTGACTTTCAAAACCAGCTAG GGTTGGATCGAAGCAAGCTGATTAACTTGGCATACTTGCTTGGAAGTGACTACACTGAGGGCATCCCAAATGTTGGCTTTGTAACAGCGATGGAGATTTTAAATGAATTTCCTGGGCATGGCTTGGAACCTCTCTTAAAATTCGC tgagtgGTGGAATGAGGCTCAGAAGAATAAGAAATTGAGACCTAATCCACATGATACCAAAGTCAAGAAGAAACTGCGGGAGCTGCAGCTCTCCTCAGGTTTCCCAAATCCAGCAGTGGCAGAAGCGTACCTGAAGCCTGTGGTGGATGAGACAAGGGGTTTGTTCTCCTGGGGGAAGCCTGATGTAGAGCAGATCAGAGA GTTCTGTAAGGATCACTTCGGCTGGACCAGGACAAAGATAGACGAAATCCTTTTGCCTGTGATAAAACAGCTGAACTTGCAGCAG ACTCAGCTTCGAATCGATTCATTCTTCAGACTAGCACAGCATGAAAAACTAGCTATTAAAAGTCAGAGACTGCGCAGAGCTGTGACCTGtctgaagagaaaggaaaaggaggaagaagctgATGAAATCCGGGAGGCCACTGCTCTTATGGAAACTGAACTTAAACAgtgtgaggaaaggaaaggggaaggtaCTGCAGGCGTCGCAAATCTTCACGCTGTGGCAACAGAAGCCCGAAGaggaatgagaagaaaacattcagaTTCCAGAAGAGAACATTTATCTGGAGGTGGTTTTATTGGGAATTTGCATCTTTCACAAACTTCTAGTGACTCCTCAGTAGAGGAATTGGAAAGCAGAGAATCaggcaagagaaaaaggaagaaaaatgtctctGCAGTGGAGACAGCAGACCATAAAAAGGGGTGCAGCAGCTCAAGTGGTGAGGATGAAGAACCAGGAAATGTAGTCATGGTGACTGCCAAGCCTGTGTTTGagggcagaaaaaagaaatcacagagtaagagaggaattaaaaagaaaaagtcttaa